One window of Mangrovibacterium diazotrophicum genomic DNA carries:
- a CDS encoding multiubiquitin domain-containing protein: MTHATILIINGREKEWNDKAITFEQVVTLAFGTYQNNDRTIYTVTFTRGQNEKPQGSLVAGDFVNVKHKMIFNVTATDKS, encoded by the coding sequence ATGACGCACGCAACTATTTTAATTATAAATGGCCGCGAAAAAGAATGGAACGACAAGGCCATTACATTCGAACAAGTGGTAACACTTGCATTTGGAACCTATCAGAACAACGATAGAACGATTTACACAGTGACTTTCACCCGCGGACAAAATGAAAAACCGCAAGGGAGTTTGGTTGCCGGTGATTTTGTGAATGTCAAACATAAAATGATCTTCAATGTCACAGCAACTGATAAATCATAG
- a CDS encoding phage/plasmid replication domain-containing protein produces MMYDTLKLVLTNEFNPSFNFLENLPSTIDIYFHGIEYGTPVVKAKIRNLKVNIKTSRVVIEGSFHVFCKGENITPMHFDEFRMSVAELESLTAYPVRLARVSRLDFSGNFLVKHPVALYFNFFCQKSRFQKIVLDGGIRYSSEEKELIFYDKLKEMKKKRTPIPQYFQNKNVLRFEVRYCRKLGKHFERRELFLADLLEKSFINTLCKVWRTEYKSVVMEMKAPTGLTPTGSKANLLEQLALIQIHQIGLDNLINEISAWQSAGQITKEEAYKMRKFIKTNSSEPYPNAENELIRELNLKIKTAAKYEV; encoded by the coding sequence ATGATGTACGACACACTCAAGTTAGTGTTAACTAATGAGTTTAACCCTAGCTTCAACTTCCTTGAGAACCTACCGTCTACAATCGACATATATTTCCATGGTATCGAATATGGTACCCCTGTCGTTAAAGCTAAAATCAGAAACCTAAAAGTCAACATTAAGACTAGTCGAGTAGTAATTGAAGGCAGCTTCCATGTCTTCTGTAAAGGCGAAAACATAACACCTATGCACTTTGATGAATTTAGAATGTCGGTTGCAGAATTAGAATCGCTAACTGCGTATCCCGTCAGACTTGCAAGAGTGTCGCGTCTCGACTTTTCAGGCAATTTCCTAGTCAAACATCCTGTCGCGTTGTATTTCAATTTTTTTTGTCAAAAATCCAGGTTTCAAAAAATCGTACTAGATGGAGGGATTAGGTATTCGTCAGAGGAGAAGGAGCTCATTTTTTACGATAAGCTAAAGGAAATGAAGAAAAAGAGGACACCGATACCACAGTACTTTCAGAATAAAAATGTTCTTCGCTTTGAAGTCCGATATTGCAGAAAACTGGGCAAACATTTTGAAAGACGAGAACTATTCCTTGCTGATTTACTTGAAAAAAGCTTCATTAATACACTTTGCAAAGTATGGAGAACTGAATACAAAAGCGTTGTCATGGAGATGAAAGCTCCAACCGGGCTTACACCAACTGGAAGTAAAGCCAATTTATTGGAGCAGTTGGCATTGATTCAAATTCACCAAATCGGCTTGGATAATCTAATAAATGAAATTTCAGCCTGGCAATCAGCTGGCCAGATTACGAAGGAGGAGGCCTACAAAATGCGCAAATTTATTAAAACCAATTCCAGTGAGCCGTATCCGAATGCTGAAAATGAACTAATCAGAGAGCTGAATTTGAAAATTAAGACGGCTGCAAAATATGAAGTGTAA
- a CDS encoding site-specific integrase, whose translation MGTEKRIRKGTKKNNVVLREKQLASGSISLYLDIYRDGQRSYEFLKLYINPKARSPIDKEQNKANYELANRIRTDRENELNNLAFDYIPPTKQKVLFFDFAQRYLENYTKKDKAMIKGAIEDFKLFLINKQNRIKPEHLKIHQIDRLMVVQFIAFLEEKHKGEGANSYYARFKKILNNAVARNIIPKSPAQKKEPGDTELICKKPIGLQKDILTNEEIQLIAKAPCKRPEIKKAFLFCLCTGLRFVDVKALKFSNIDFSAARLKIEQQKTGKPVIIDLNKTALKLIGETRSSDEIVFSLPGRKWATKTINSLVKNVGINKHITWHCARHSLAVNLLTSDEKPDIKTVSSILGHSSTKTTEVYLHVVDELKKKAVNSLPDYEL comes from the coding sequence ATGGGAACAGAAAAAAGAATTAGAAAAGGAACCAAAAAGAACAATGTTGTTCTCCGGGAAAAGCAACTAGCATCCGGGAGCATCAGCCTCTATTTGGATATCTACAGAGACGGACAACGTTCATATGAGTTTCTGAAGTTATACATTAACCCCAAAGCCAGAAGTCCTATAGACAAGGAACAAAACAAGGCAAACTACGAATTGGCAAACAGAATTAGAACAGACCGCGAAAATGAATTAAATAATCTCGCCTTCGACTATATCCCTCCCACTAAACAAAAAGTATTATTCTTTGATTTTGCTCAACGTTATCTGGAGAACTACACAAAAAAGGACAAAGCGATGATCAAAGGTGCAATTGAAGATTTCAAGCTATTTCTAATAAACAAACAAAACAGGATCAAACCGGAGCACCTCAAAATTCACCAGATCGACAGGTTAATGGTCGTTCAGTTTATAGCTTTTCTTGAAGAAAAGCATAAAGGAGAAGGAGCAAATTCCTATTATGCAAGGTTTAAGAAAATTCTGAACAATGCGGTAGCAAGAAATATTATTCCTAAGAGCCCCGCACAAAAAAAAGAGCCGGGAGACACAGAACTGATTTGCAAAAAGCCAATAGGATTGCAAAAAGATATTTTGACAAATGAGGAAATTCAACTTATCGCTAAAGCCCCTTGCAAACGCCCCGAAATAAAAAAGGCTTTTCTATTTTGCCTTTGCACAGGCTTACGTTTTGTTGATGTTAAAGCGCTTAAATTTTCCAACATTGATTTTTCCGCTGCTAGGCTTAAAATCGAACAGCAGAAGACAGGCAAGCCAGTTATAATTGACCTCAACAAAACAGCACTTAAACTAATTGGCGAAACCAGGTCGTCAGATGAGATTGTTTTTAGTTTACCCGGAAGAAAATGGGCCACAAAAACTATTAATAGCCTCGTTAAGAATGTAGGCATAAATAAGCACATAACATGGCATTGTGCTCGTCACAGTCTTGCTGTAAACCTACTAACAAGCGATGAAAAACCGGATATAAAGACCGTCAGTAGTATCCTTGGTCACTCTTCAACAAAAACTACTGAGGTTTATCTACATGTAGTCGACGAACTTAAGAAAAAGGCCGTCAACTCTCTCCCGGACTATGAATTATGA
- a CDS encoding DUF5020 family protein has translation MKKLLFILFAVAFSGAVMAQNIQLHYDFGKERKLVTTTVEMFRPDKYGSTFFFIDMDYGSDERNVDNGISLAYWEIARAFKWKETQTIMPRVEYNGGTMKLYIPNVLDAFVPIENCWLAGVEHTWASSDFSKILTLQGNYKYIKDKEDASFQLTAVWTIKMLEGKLVFDGFADFWKEGMDWGTSTTDFRFLTEPQIWYNFCPNFAAGSEIEISSNFAEDGWQVNPTLAVKYTF, from the coding sequence ATGAAAAAACTTTTATTCATCCTGTTTGCTGTCGCGTTCTCGGGAGCTGTTATGGCTCAAAACATCCAGCTTCATTATGACTTTGGAAAAGAACGGAAATTAGTGACAACTACTGTTGAGATGTTTCGTCCTGACAAGTACGGTTCTACTTTCTTCTTTATTGATATGGACTATGGCAGTGACGAGCGGAATGTAGATAACGGTATTTCTTTAGCTTATTGGGAAATTGCCCGTGCATTTAAATGGAAAGAAACGCAAACGATTATGCCACGCGTGGAATACAACGGTGGAACAATGAAATTGTATATTCCGAATGTATTGGATGCATTCGTTCCTATCGAAAACTGCTGGTTAGCGGGTGTTGAACACACTTGGGCATCGAGTGACTTTTCTAAAATTTTGACGCTGCAAGGTAACTACAAGTACATTAAAGACAAGGAAGATGCATCTTTCCAGTTAACAGCAGTGTGGACGATTAAAATGCTGGAAGGTAAATTAGTATTCGATGGTTTTGCGGATTTCTGGAAAGAAGGCATGGATTGGGGAACTAGTACAACTGATTTCCGTTTCCTGACTGAGCCGCAAATCTGGTATAACTTCTGCCCGAACTTTGCTGCCGGTTCTGAGATTGAGATCAGCAGTAACTTTGCTGAAGATGGTTGGCAGGTGAACCCAACTTTGGCTGTGAAATACACGTTCTAA
- a CDS encoding helix-turn-helix transcriptional regulator — MTEQELELFYSQLSNKIVELRSNLNLTQQVFADELNISRASIVNIEKKRQRPTIHLLYKISVLAQVEMNYFFDSFNNQNLMDGKISDKIDKKKLNEDEKLMLKNYITKQFISKK; from the coding sequence ATGACAGAACAAGAACTCGAATTATTTTACTCCCAGCTATCAAATAAAATAGTTGAGTTGAGATCTAACCTGAACCTTACACAGCAGGTTTTTGCAGATGAATTAAACATTTCGAGGGCATCGATTGTCAATATTGAAAAAAAACGACAACGACCTACGATTCATCTTCTTTATAAGATTTCCGTCTTAGCGCAGGTAGAAATGAATTATTTTTTTGATTCTTTCAATAATCAGAATTTGATGGATGGGAAAATTTCAGATAAAATAGACAAGAAGAAGCTTAATGAAGATGAAAAGTTAATGCTGAAAAATTATATCACTAAGCAATTTATTTCTAAAAAATAA
- the dcd gene encoding dCTP deaminase, producing the protein MYLTKAEIRALYEKGEFVIRPLLSNGQFGEVTVDLRLGTDFLVSIQGREPVIDATGNPDAKPIASFFQETKRLVGEEFYLHPHQTVLCSSLEYIKIPDDIFMVLSTRSSYNRLGLSLNTVVQPGYCGCLSLELTNSNNNPLKLLVGASIIQARLFKLTEGTNYFNSDRKYSCQVRPVASLASNDKDLSILRDLFLK; encoded by the coding sequence ATGTACCTAACTAAAGCTGAAATTCGTGCATTGTACGAAAAAGGTGAATTCGTCATCAGGCCTTTGCTTTCTAATGGCCAGTTCGGTGAGGTAACCGTAGATTTAAGGCTCGGGACAGATTTTCTCGTCAGTATTCAAGGACGCGAACCAGTAATTGATGCGACTGGAAATCCAGATGCCAAGCCGATTGCAAGTTTCTTTCAAGAAACCAAACGTTTAGTAGGCGAGGAATTTTACTTACATCCCCATCAAACGGTTTTATGCTCTTCTCTAGAATATATTAAGATACCCGACGACATTTTTATGGTTTTGTCTACTAGAAGTTCATATAATAGATTAGGGCTTTCATTAAATACCGTAGTCCAGCCCGGATACTGCGGATGTCTTTCGTTAGAATTAACTAACAGTAATAATAATCCGCTAAAGTTGTTGGTTGGGGCATCAATCATACAAGCAAGACTATTCAAGCTAACAGAAGGTACTAACTATTTCAATTCTGATAGAAAGTATTCATGCCAAGTTCGGCCAGTAGCTTCTCTTGCAAGCAACGATAAGGATCTGAGTATATTGCGAGACCTTTTTTTGAAGTAG
- a CDS encoding DUF6527 family protein, translating into MKKNVTFKFVKTIPDSLDSGIVYITTYYNTAVHKCMCGCGNEVVTPLSPSDWELTYNGEQISLYPSIGNWSFECQSHYWIKNNKVIWAEKWSKRQIKARRRKQSRERSSKSCTKSKPVLFWNKLISYFTF; encoded by the coding sequence ATGAAGAAAAATGTGACGTTTAAATTCGTAAAAACGATTCCTGATTCCTTAGACTCAGGAATCGTTTACATTACAACTTACTACAACACTGCCGTTCACAAATGTATGTGCGGCTGTGGAAATGAAGTAGTAACACCGTTATCTCCATCTGATTGGGAATTAACCTACAACGGAGAACAAATATCTCTATACCCTTCGATAGGAAACTGGAGTTTTGAATGCCAATCACACTACTGGATTAAAAATAACAAGGTTATTTGGGCCGAAAAATGGTCAAAAAGACAAATAAAAGCACGTCGTAGAAAGCAATCGCGAGAACGGAGCAGCAAATCATGTACTAAGTCAAAACCAGTTCTATTTTGGAACAAACTCATTTCATATTTCACATTCTAG
- a CDS encoding AMP-binding protein: MLEEDDIMNEKGLIAYYRQSFQQNKDLLLFSDYEGINYTYEDAAKLIYQIHGFFEKCGLAKGDKVALLGRNSSHWGITFLATISYGAVAVPILPDFNPADVHHIVGHSESMILFAGDQLLEKLDLNEMPQLEAVLSLQRMDPVWAKSAEILNFWRQPDYNRAAFNLKNIMPAELEDEDTCVISYTSGTSGFTKGVLLPARSLMSNIRFAREHMPLKQGEKIVSFLPMAHVFGLLFEFLFPATLGCHITFLTKAPTPQVIVKAFKEIQPHLILSVPLVIEKIYNKQIQPALEKPLTSFLLKVPGIRNLLYKKVRQKLVETFGGRFYEIVIGGAALNREVEDFFRKIKFPFTIGYGMTECGPLISYQAWNKTQPYSAGALVDRMQLKIDSADPYLEVGEIMVKGPNVMAGYYKNPEATAQSIDDDGWLRTGDLGITDANNFIYIRGRSKNMLLGPSGQNIYPEEIEAKLSSQHFILECVVVDREGKLVALVYPDYDSLQVHNHNTPEYVSHVMEEYRVKVNRELAKYSQISKIELVETEFEKTPKRNIKRFLYT, translated from the coding sequence ATGCTCGAAGAGGACGATATTATGAATGAAAAGGGATTAATCGCTTACTACAGGCAATCGTTTCAGCAGAACAAGGATTTGCTGCTATTTTCAGACTACGAAGGAATAAACTATACCTACGAAGACGCTGCAAAGCTGATCTACCAGATTCACGGGTTCTTTGAAAAGTGTGGGCTCGCCAAAGGAGACAAGGTCGCTCTGCTGGGTCGCAACTCATCGCACTGGGGGATTACCTTCCTGGCGACGATCAGCTATGGAGCAGTGGCCGTGCCGATTTTGCCCGACTTCAATCCAGCAGATGTTCACCACATTGTAGGCCACAGCGAGTCGATGATCCTGTTTGCAGGCGACCAGCTGCTCGAAAAGCTCGACCTGAATGAGATGCCTCAACTGGAAGCGGTTTTGAGCCTTCAACGCATGGATCCGGTATGGGCCAAGTCGGCAGAAATTCTGAACTTCTGGCGCCAACCCGACTACAATCGGGCGGCTTTCAATTTGAAGAATATAATGCCTGCCGAGCTGGAAGACGAGGACACCTGTGTTATTTCTTACACTTCAGGAACTTCCGGCTTTACCAAAGGTGTGCTTTTGCCGGCCCGAAGCCTGATGTCGAACATCCGTTTTGCCCGCGAGCACATGCCACTGAAGCAAGGCGAGAAAATTGTCTCGTTTTTGCCAATGGCGCATGTATTTGGTTTGCTGTTCGAGTTTTTGTTCCCGGCAACCCTGGGCTGCCACATCACCTTCCTGACGAAAGCGCCGACACCGCAGGTCATCGTGAAAGCCTTCAAGGAAATACAGCCGCACCTGATTCTTTCGGTGCCATTGGTGATCGAAAAGATTTACAACAAACAAATACAGCCGGCACTTGAAAAGCCGCTGACAAGCTTCCTGCTAAAGGTTCCGGGGATCAGAAACCTCCTGTATAAAAAGGTTCGACAAAAGTTGGTTGAAACTTTCGGTGGCCGATTCTACGAAATCGTGATTGGTGGCGCTGCCCTCAACCGCGAAGTCGAAGATTTCTTCCGCAAGATAAAATTCCCGTTCACCATTGGTTACGGCATGACCGAGTGCGGTCCGCTGATTTCGTACCAGGCATGGAACAAAACACAGCCTTACTCAGCCGGTGCTTTGGTTGATCGCATGCAGCTGAAAATCGATTCGGCCGATCCGTATCTCGAAGTGGGCGAGATTATGGTGAAAGGCCCCAACGTGATGGCGGGCTATTATAAAAACCCGGAAGCGACAGCTCAATCGATTGACGACGATGGCTGGTTGCGAACCGGTGATTTAGGAATTACTGATGCGAACAATTTCATCTACATCCGCGGCCGGAGCAAGAACATGCTGCTTGGCCCGTCGGGGCAAAACATCTACCCCGAGGAGATTGAGGCCAAACTCAGCAGCCAGCACTTCATTCTCGAGTGTGTTGTTGTCGACCGCGAGGGCAAATTAGTCGCACTGGTTTATCCCGACTACGACAGCCTTCAGGTGCATAACCACAATACCCCGGAATATGTGTCGCACGTGATGGAAGAATACCGGGTGAAAGTGAACAGAGAACTCGCGAAATACAGCCAGATTTCGAAGATTGAATTGGTTGAAACCGAATTCGAGAAGACACCAAAGCGCAATATCAAACGCTTCCTGTACACCTGA
- a CDS encoding porin family protein — MKRTTIILTLLLACLGLNAQVYIKTIQLPDQPNMPKLGLVGGFQLSNFHSTEIGEPNVQGGFHFGLTYNLPISERISFEPQLIYSKKGGQIDYAQVAYFYYYTGTLRYRLHYLETPILFNIHANKRLDFVIGGYTSYLADATFSLTTPVGYGYGELNYDDFEKFDFGMVGGIAFNFPFSKMTLKYSHGLQEVANANSAYLFLEGAQNQVFSVSFTRYFR; from the coding sequence ATGAAAAGAACAACTATTATTTTGACACTGCTACTGGCATGTCTGGGCTTAAACGCCCAGGTTTACATCAAGACAATCCAATTACCAGACCAACCCAACATGCCAAAACTTGGTCTTGTGGGCGGGTTCCAGTTGAGCAACTTTCACAGCACGGAGATCGGAGAGCCCAATGTGCAGGGAGGTTTTCATTTTGGACTTACTTACAACCTACCCATTTCTGAACGAATTTCATTTGAGCCGCAACTGATTTATTCGAAAAAAGGCGGACAAATAGATTACGCGCAGGTCGCCTACTTTTACTACTATACTGGAACATTACGCTACAGGCTTCACTACCTCGAAACACCCATTCTTTTTAACATTCATGCCAATAAAAGATTGGACTTTGTAATTGGAGGATATACCAGCTACCTGGCCGACGCCACTTTTAGTCTGACTACTCCCGTAGGCTATGGGTACGGCGAACTCAACTATGACGACTTTGAAAAATTTGATTTTGGAATGGTCGGTGGAATCGCGTTTAACTTCCCCTTTAGTAAGATGACCCTGAAATACTCGCATGGACTGCAAGAAGTAGCCAATGCCAATAGTGCTTACTTGTTTCTTGAAGGTGCACAAAATCAAGTTTTTTCAGTCTCTTTTACCCGGTATTTCAGGTAA
- a CDS encoding ThiF family adenylyltransferase, with product MSQQLINHSKDLKRLRDEGYSIEINGGHLFAHHIPYVNSNREIKYGILISTLNISGSSTIKPETHVIMFSGEYPCNKNGSSIEQIRHANNGTLLGNSVRASFSFSNKPPEGYANYYEKIKRYAEIVSAPAKSIDATVTEKPYLPVVDDEEGAVFHYIDTNSSRANIDSINQKFSNQKIGIIGMGGTGAYILDLIAKTRVQEIHIYDGDVFLNHNAFRSPGAPSIQELENSISKVDYYYRIYSNMRKAIFAHNYYVTEENFENLQNLNFVFICIDNNRARRTLINYCMTKSITIIDVGLGVNVVDDALIGQVRVTSANHQKNDHLDKYLPSGVETENDYVTNIQIAELNMLNAAQAVLKWKKLSGFYQDLEQEFHSVYSINNSFLNNEEKCDV from the coding sequence ATGTCACAGCAACTGATAAATCATAGTAAAGACCTGAAGCGCCTTCGAGACGAAGGCTACAGTATTGAAATTAATGGTGGGCATTTATTTGCCCACCATATCCCATATGTAAATTCAAATCGAGAGATTAAATATGGCATTTTGATTTCAACGTTGAACATTAGTGGGTCAAGCACTATAAAGCCTGAGACACATGTAATAATGTTTAGTGGAGAATATCCCTGCAATAAAAATGGATCATCAATTGAACAAATAAGGCATGCAAATAATGGTACCCTTTTGGGGAACTCGGTAAGGGCTAGCTTTTCATTTTCAAACAAGCCCCCTGAGGGATATGCAAACTATTATGAAAAGATAAAGAGGTACGCAGAGATTGTTTCTGCTCCTGCTAAGTCGATTGATGCGACAGTAACGGAAAAACCATATCTGCCAGTCGTTGACGATGAGGAAGGAGCAGTCTTCCACTATATTGATACCAATTCCAGTAGGGCCAATATTGATTCCATCAACCAAAAATTCTCAAATCAAAAGATCGGCATCATAGGAATGGGGGGGACGGGGGCGTATATCCTTGATTTAATAGCAAAGACAAGAGTTCAAGAGATTCACATCTACGACGGAGATGTATTTCTGAACCACAATGCCTTTAGATCACCGGGAGCGCCGAGCATCCAGGAACTCGAAAATTCAATCAGTAAAGTAGATTACTACTATCGCATCTACTCAAATATGCGTAAAGCAATTTTCGCTCATAACTACTATGTTACTGAAGAGAACTTCGAGAACCTTCAAAACCTCAATTTTGTATTCATTTGTATTGATAATAATAGAGCAAGAAGGACGCTGATTAATTATTGCATGACTAAATCAATAACAATAATTGACGTCGGTCTGGGTGTTAATGTTGTAGATGACGCTCTAATCGGACAAGTAAGAGTTACGTCGGCGAATCATCAAAAGAATGATCATTTGGATAAGTATTTGCCAAGTGGTGTTGAAACAGAAAACGACTATGTTACAAATATCCAAATAGCTGAACTAAACATGCTAAATGCCGCTCAGGCAGTCTTAAAATGGAAAAAGCTATCCGGATTCTACCAAGATCTAGAACAAGAGTTTCACTCTGTCTACTCTATCAACAATTCCTTTTTAAATAATGAAGAAAAATGTGACGTTTAA
- a CDS encoding ImmA/IrrE family metallo-endopeptidase, with protein MIKIKDIERKAQEILLQLKINKAPVPIEEVVVSLGLVIDKGIFGDTISGFLLTKENVNLIAVKSTESEVRQRFTIAHELGHFLFHSTNKDDIFISNVLFRNESSSTGEIRMEREANSFAAAILMPAKFINDEIQNLNNKLTVEEAIKDLADVFKVSEVAMTYRLTNLGYNI; from the coding sequence ATGATAAAGATTAAAGACATAGAAAGAAAAGCTCAAGAAATACTGTTACAATTAAAAATTAATAAAGCTCCAGTACCTATAGAAGAAGTCGTCGTGAGTTTAGGGTTAGTAATAGACAAGGGGATCTTTGGAGATACAATTTCTGGATTTCTTTTAACTAAAGAAAATGTGAATCTTATCGCGGTAAAATCAACAGAAAGTGAGGTCCGCCAAAGGTTTACTATTGCTCATGAGCTCGGACATTTTTTGTTTCACAGCACTAATAAGGATGATATCTTTATCTCAAATGTTCTTTTTAGAAATGAAAGTTCTTCTACTGGGGAAATAAGAATGGAGAGAGAGGCAAATTCGTTTGCAGCAGCGATTTTAATGCCGGCTAAGTTTATTAATGATGAAATACAAAATCTAAATAACAAGTTGACAGTAGAGGAAGCGATAAAAGATTTAGCTGACGTGTTCAAAGTTAGTGAGGTTGCTATGACCTATAGATTAACTAACCTTGGTTACAATATCTAA
- a CDS encoding helix-turn-helix domain-containing protein, whose protein sequence is MELKDFHTKLDRIEKAALAQKNVLTFDEAANYIGISKSDLYKRTSSREIPHFKPRGKMIYFDRVQLEQYLKQNPISTIDSIDAQASKYVTINMGGSK, encoded by the coding sequence ATGGAATTAAAAGACTTCCACACGAAGCTTGATCGAATAGAAAAGGCAGCATTAGCCCAAAAAAATGTGTTGACTTTTGATGAAGCAGCAAACTATATCGGAATATCCAAAAGCGACTTGTACAAACGGACAAGCAGCAGAGAAATTCCTCATTTTAAGCCAAGAGGTAAGATGATTTATTTTGACCGTGTTCAACTTGAACAATATTTAAAACAAAATCCGATTAGCACCATTGATTCAATAGATGCTCAGGCATCAAAGTATGTAACCATTAATATGGGAGGAAGCAAATAA
- a CDS encoding NCS2 family permease: MLDKYFSITERGSSIKKEIIGGATTFLTMAYIIFVNPNILGDAGMDKSALITVTILASVIGTILAGVWARVPYAMAPGMGLNAFFTYTLVLGAGVPWQTALGVVFISGVVFLLLTVTKVRTKIIHTIPLSLRLATGAGIGLFIAFIGFKSMGLVVANPATFVGLGKFTPTLLIGIAGLVITAVLEVKKVRGGIFYGIIITTIIALIAGQVTPPDSLISMPPSISPLVLQLDVLSALKFSLIGAIFSFMFVDLFDSVGTIVACSYEAGFVDKDGKVEHVDRILEADAVATVAGALLGTSTTTTYIESASGIANGAKTGFASVVTAGLFLLALLFAPIIGIVPAYATAPALIIVGVYMFKNIKQINFTDFSDSIPAFLTIILMPLTYSISTGLSFGFISFILLKSVAGKFEEISWLMWIIGALSVVNLWLGV, translated from the coding sequence ATGCTGGATAAATATTTTAGTATAACCGAGCGTGGCTCGTCCATCAAAAAAGAAATTATTGGTGGTGCCACAACTTTCCTGACCATGGCTTACATCATTTTTGTAAACCCGAACATTTTGGGTGATGCAGGAATGGATAAAAGCGCGCTGATTACCGTTACTATTTTGGCTTCAGTTATTGGTACAATTCTGGCGGGTGTTTGGGCTCGCGTGCCTTATGCTATGGCACCGGGTATGGGCTTGAACGCTTTCTTTACTTATACGCTCGTTTTGGGTGCCGGAGTTCCCTGGCAAACTGCCCTTGGGGTCGTGTTCATCTCGGGTGTCGTGTTCCTTTTGCTGACCGTTACAAAGGTTCGTACCAAGATTATCCATACCATTCCGCTGTCGTTGCGTTTGGCAACCGGCGCCGGTATTGGTCTTTTCATTGCTTTCATCGGTTTTAAAAGCATGGGTTTGGTTGTTGCTAATCCGGCGACTTTTGTTGGATTGGGAAAATTCACCCCAACTTTGCTGATTGGTATTGCCGGGTTGGTGATTACTGCTGTTTTGGAAGTGAAAAAAGTACGCGGTGGAATTTTCTACGGTATTATCATTACGACGATAATCGCATTGATTGCCGGTCAGGTTACTCCGCCGGATAGTCTTATTTCGATGCCACCGTCAATTAGTCCGCTGGTTCTGCAGCTCGATGTTTTGTCGGCTTTGAAATTTAGCTTGATTGGTGCGATCTTCTCGTTCATGTTCGTTGACTTGTTTGACTCGGTAGGTACCATTGTGGCTTGTTCGTATGAAGCGGGTTTTGTGGATAAAGACGGCAAAGTAGAACACGTTGACCGTATTCTGGAGGCTGATGCTGTGGCAACTGTTGCCGGTGCTCTGTTGGGAACCAGTACAACAACTACTTACATCGAGTCTGCTTCGGGAATTGCGAATGGTGCTAAAACCGGTTTTGCATCGGTAGTAACAGCGGGTTTGTTTTTACTGGCGCTGTTGTTTGCTCCGATTATCGGTATTGTTCCTGCTTATGCAACAGCTCCCGCTTTGATCATTGTTGGGGTGTACATGTTCAAAAATATCAAGCAGATTAACTTTACTGATTTCTCGGATTCAATCCCGGCATTCCTGACAATCATCCTGATGCCGCTGACCTACAGTATTTCAACTGGTTTGTCGTTCGGATTCATTTCGTTCATCCTGTTGAAATCAGTTGCAGGTAAGTTCGAAGAGATCTCTTGGCTGATGTGGATCATTGGTGCACTTTCTGTGGTCAACCTTTGGTTGGGCGTTTAA